The window CCCAGGACCTGAATCCTCCCCAGGGCCTGGACCCCTCCTCAGGGCCTGCACCCCTCCCCAGGGCCTGGACCCCTCCCCAGGACCTGAATCCTCCCCAGGGCCTGGACCCCTCCCCAGGACCTGAATCCTTCCCCAGGGCCCGAATCCCTCCCCAGGACCTGGACCCCTCCCCAGGGCCTGGACCCCTCCCCAGGGCCCGAATCCCTCCCCAGGACCTGGACCCCTCCCCAGGGCCTGGACCCCTCCCCAGGGCCTGGACCCCTCCCCAGGACCTGAATCCCTCCCCAGGACCTGGACCCCTCCCCAGGGCCTGGACCCCTCCCCAGGACCTGGACCCCTCCCCAGGGCCTGGACCCCTCCCCAGGGCCTGGACCCCTCCCGAGGGCCTGGACCCCTCCCCAGGATCAGCCCTGAGACCCCCCCCCACTGCAGGGCACTGTGTGAGACCCCCCTGCCCCCCAATGCAGGTGATCAgcggggcagagctgggccccACCAGGATCAAAACCTTCGGGTACTCGCTGAGCGGGGGGCTGGACATGGACGGGAATTCCTACCCGGACCTGCTGGTGGGCAGCCTGAGCGAGCGAGTGGTCCTGCTCAGGTACAGCAatggggacagggcacaggtgtcccccctgccatccctggggtgggcacagagccggggggctcagccagccccaatccctgcccagagcccggCCCGTGATCAACATCCTGGACAAGACCTTCACGGTGACCCCCAGCAAGGTGGACCCTGCCCAGTGCACGCCCAAGTCCTGGTgagtccccggtgtccccgtgGCTGCTGGTGGCACCCCTGGCTCGGCTGACAGCCCCTTTGTCCCCCCAGCATGACGGTGACCCTGTGCTTCTCCTACAACCAGAGCGCGGGGGACCCCAACTACAGCGAGAGGATCAGTGAGtggggggtgctggggggacacggggacatggggacacgtTGTGGGGGTGTTGGATAACGTgtgctgtcccccagccctgcagtacACGCTGGAGGCCGACAAGGACCGGCACCCACCCAGGGTGAGGTTCTCGGGGTCCCAATCTGCCACCTACACCGGGGAATTCTCCATGCCTGACACGCGCTGCCAGacccaggagctcctgctgctggtgagCATCCTTGCCTccatccttccctccatccatccctccatccttgcctccatccttccctccatccttccctccatccttccctccatccttgcctccatccatccctccatccttccctccatccttccctccatccttgcctccatccatccctccatccatccctccatccttgCCTCCATCCTtgcctccatccatcccttcttccatccatccatcatccatccatccatccatcatccatccatccatccatcatccatcatccatccatccatcatccatccatcatccatcatccatccatccatccatccatcatccatccatccatccatccatcatccatccatccatcatccatccatccatccatcatccatccatccatccatcatccatccatccatccatccatccatccatccatccatccatccatccatccatccatccatccatccctccatccctgtgatCATCTctggggtctctccctgggctcccagcagcagaggggttCCCCAGCCATGGCTGGAGCTGAGTTTGGGGTCACACAAATCCCACCCCACAGGACAACGTCCAGGACAAGTTGCACCCCATCGTGCTCTCCATGAACTACTCCCTGCTGGAGAGGCCCAGAACCTTCCAGCTGGGCCCCCACTCCCTGGACGCCTTCCCCGTGCTCAACCAGGACCAGTCCCACGAGAACGAGACCAAGgtgtgccaggcagggatgggggcacCCTCTTGGGTGCCACCAGCGTGGCAGGGGCTCAGgggacatccctgtccctgcagatcGAGTTCCAGAAGGAATGTGGCTCCGACAACCAGTGCTACAGCAACCTCCAGCTGCGGAGCAGCTTCGTCACCGAGCAGAACCAGCCTCTGCCCAGGTGACAGTGGGGCCCTGCGTGTCCCCTGGCCCCGTGGGGGTGTCCCCTCATCCCCCAGGGGTGTCCCCGTGCCACGGTGACGCTGACACCGCTGTCCCCGTGCAGGGTGAACGGCACCCAGGTGCTGCAGTACAGCCGGGACGTGCGCAAGCTGCACCTGAGCATCAACATCACCAACGTGCCCTCGGCGCCCTGGAACGGCGAGGACGCCCACGAGGCCCTGCTGAACGTCACCGTGCcccccagcctgctgccctCCTCCGTGCGCCCGGTACGGGGGGCGCCCCGGGGCCCCGGGTCCCACCGGGTGCTCCTGAGGGGGCCCCTGACCCTCCTGTCCCCCCCCAGAGCGGAGCCTGCACCTTTGGGGACACGGTGCTGTGCGAGCTGGGAAACCCCTTCAAGAGGAACCAGAGGGTGAGAGCCGCCCCCCAGCCGCCCCCCAGCCGCCCCCAGCCACCCCCCAGCCACCCCCCGGCCCTTCCTGGGGGGCTCCGCAGGGCTGACCTGCTCCCCGTGCCCCCCGCCCcgtgcaggcagagctgaccATCACCTTCGAGGCCATCGGGATCATGCTGGACACGCGGGAGGTGGAGGTGTGGCTGGACCTGTCCACGTGAGTGCgaggggcgggccgggggcggggaCGGGCCCGGTGGGACCGGGAGGTGCCCATCCCGGTGCCCCCATCCCGGTGCCCCGGCAGGCAGAGCACGCAGGGGGATCTGCAGCCCGTGCTGGCCAAGCTGCTGGTGGATTACAGCATCCAGTCCTCGCTGAGCATGTGAGTGTCCCCTGCACCCTCTTTGTGTCCCCTGCAccctctgtgtgtcccctgaACCCTCTTTGTGTCCCCTCTGccctctctgtgtcccctccatTGCCCCACCTGAGTCTGGCCGTGCCAGCCCTCCGTATCccgggaggggacaggggacaatGGGATGTCCCCAGTGGGATGTCCTCTGTGTCCCTCACGCCGTTCCCGTGCCCCATCCCGTTCCCAGAGCTTCGTCCCACATCCAGTCCTACTTCAGCGGGGCCGTGGTGGGCGAGTCGGCCATGAAACAGGAGCAGGACGTGGGCAGCCCCCTCACCTTCGACTTCCAGGTGGGCTGGGTGCCGGAGGGAGGCGGATTCGGGAACGCGGGAGAGAAGTGGATTTGGGAATGCAGGAGAGAAGCGGATTCGGGAACGCGGGAGGGAAGTGGATTTGGGAATGCAGGAGAGAAGCGGATTCGGGAACGCGGGAGGGAAGTGGATTTGGGAATGCAGGAGAGAAGCGGATTTGGGAACGCGGGAGGGAAGTGGATTTGGGAACGCGGGAGGGAAGTGGATTTGGGAACACGGGAGGGAAGTGGATTTGGGAACGCGGGAGGGAAGTGGATTTGGGAACGCGGGAGGGAAGTGGATTTGGGAACGCGGGAGGGAAGTGGATTTGGGAACACGGGAGGGAAGTGGATTTGGGAACGCGGGAGGGAAGTGGATTTGGCAATGCCGGAGGAAGGAGGATTTGGGAACGCGGGAGAGAGGCGGATTTGGGAATACCGGGCCCACCTCCCACAGGTGACCACCAAAGGCGAGTCCCTGGGCAcgctgggcaccatcctgctgGGCTTCGAGTGGCCCTACGAGATCCCCAACGGCAAATGGCTCCTGTACCCCACCGAGATCCTGGTGAACGGCAACGACACGTGTCACCCTCCCGGGGGGCTCCTCAACCCCCTCAACCTCACCGTGAGTCCCCAGTGCCCTCAgggccgtgtccctgtcccaccacGGGGGTTCCTCAGCCCCCAGCACGGCTCTGATGGTCTCATTcccccctcagctcctgcaggagcaggctccatcccggcggcggcgggagctgGAGCCCCCCGAGCCGGGGGAGCCCCCGGTCACCTTGGCCACCGGCCGGCGCCCGCGCTCCGAGGCCGTGCTGGTAAGGAGTGGGGTTGGGTGGAGCATCCCCCATCCCATCCAGGgcgctgtccctgctcctccctggcacCGGGGCGGTGCTTGGGGCCCCCTGAGCCCCgtgtgtgtccccagagctgctcgGCGGGCACGGCGCGCTGCGTGTGGCTCGAGTGTCCCCTGCTGCACACGCAGCTCCCCTCCAGCTTCAGCCTGCGCGCCCGCGTCTGGAACAGCACCTTCATCGAGGTCAGTGCCACCCAGGGGCTGCCTGAGCCCTGCGGGTGTTAAACAGGGCTCTGAgtctgccaggagctggcagccacctctgtgtgtccctgctgtcacctgtgtccctgctccatccGTGTCT is drawn from Melospiza georgiana isolate bMelGeo1 chromosome 28, bMelGeo1.pri, whole genome shotgun sequence and contains these coding sequences:
- the ITGA3 gene encoding integrin alpha-3 isoform X3, whose amino-acid sequence is MALPGLLLGLGPVLLGAAAAFNLDRTFPVLKEGPGGALFGFSVALHRDTERRERSLLLVGAPQAAEPVNGTRTGAVYACPLSATTRDCQRLPIELKDEPDKAIIEDMWLGVTVASQQQPPGRVLACAHRYTRVLWSGAEAQRRMVGQCYVRGNDLRLDLGDEWQTYHNEMCNANTDIEETGMCQMGTSAGFGANIIYFGAPGAYNWQGTDYILQRETWDLHDFSYPKTKDNGNSYIGYTAEVRGAVLQGDAVTLVTGAPRYGHTGAVLLLSLGARQALNRSLLLPGPQVGSYFGSALALADLNSDGWQDLVVGAPYYFERKQEVGGAVFVYMNEAGGFQQLPSLVLTGPSYSGFGFALASIGDINQDGFQDIAVGAPFEGPGKVYIYHSSAEGLQDRPRQVISGAELGPTRIKTFGYSLSGGLDMDGNSYPDLLVGSLSERVVLLRARPVINILDKTFTVTPSKVDPAQCTPKSCMTVTLCFSYNQSAGDPNYSERITLQYTLEADKDRHPPRVRFSGSQSATYTGEFSMPDTRCQTQELLLLDNVQDKLHPIVLSMNYSLLERPRTFQLGPHSLDAFPVLNQDQSHENETKIEFQKECGSDNQCYSNLQLRSSFVTEQNQPLPRVNGTQVLQYSRDVRKLHLSINITNVPSAPWNGEDAHEALLNVTVPPSLLPSSVRPSGACTFGDTVLCELGNPFKRNQRAELTITFEAIGIMLDTREVEVWLDLSTQSTQGDLQPVLAKLLVDYSIQSSLSIASSHIQSYFSGAVVGESAMKQEQDVGSPLTFDFQVTTKGESLGTLGTILLGFEWPYEIPNGKWLLYPTEILVNGNDTCHPPGGLLNPLNLTLLQEQAPSRRRRELEPPEPGEPPVTLATGRRPRSEAVLSCSAGTARCVWLECPLLHTQLPSSFSLRARVWNSTFIEVPTITMRNHTVRFSVDVDSELQEEQPAEIALWLVLVSVAAGLLLLGLIILLLWKCDFFQRTRYYRIMPKYHAVRIRQEQRYQPGGLLPRRRRKKLWVTKWQEPDKYY
- the ITGA3 gene encoding integrin alpha-3 isoform X2, with protein sequence MALPGLLLGLGPVLLGAAAAFNLDRTFPVLKEGPGGALFGFSVALHRDTERRERSLLLVGAPQAAEPVNGTRTGAVYACPLSATTRDCQRLPIELKDEPDKAIIEDMWLGVTVASQQQPPGRVLACAHRYTRVLWSGAEAQRRMVGQCYVRGNDLRLDLGDEWQTYHNEMCNANTDIEETGMCQMGTSAGFGANIIYFGAPGAYNWQGTDYILQRETWDLHDFSYPKTKDNGNSYIGYTAEVRGAVLQGDAVTLVTGAPRYGHTGAVLLLSLGARQALNRSLLLPGPQVGSYFGSALALADLNSDGWQDLVVGAPYYFERKQEVGGAVFVYMNEAGGFQQLPSLVLTGPSYSGFGFALASIGDINQDGFQDIAVGAPFEGPGKVYIYHSSAEGLQDRPRQVISGAELGPTRIKTFGYSLSGGLDMDGNSYPDLLVGSLSERVVLLRARPVINILDKTFTVTPSKVDPAQCTPKSCMTVTLCFSYNQSAGDPNYSERITLQYTLEADKDRHPPRVRFSGSQSATYTGEFSMPDTRCQTQELLLLDNVQDKLHPIVLSMNYSLLERPRTFQLGPHSLDAFPVLNQDQSHENETKIEFQKECGSDNQCYSNLQLRSSFVTEQNQPLPRVNGTQVLQYSRDVRKLHLSINITNVPSAPWNGEDAHEALLNVTVPPSLLPSSVRPSGACTFGDTVLCELGNPFKRNQRAELTITFEAIGIMLDTREVEVWLDLSTQSTQGDLQPVLAKLLVDYSIQSSLSIASSHIQSYFSGAVVGESAMKQEQDVGSPLTFDFQVTTKGESLGTLGTILLGFEWPYEIPNGKWLLYPTEILVNGNDTCHPPGGLLNPLNLTLLQEQAPSRRRRELEPPEPGEPPVTLATGRRPRSEAVLSCSAGTARCVWLECPLLHTQLPSSFSLRARVWNSTFIEEFRDFDRVKVTGTATLFLRSQVPTITMRNHTVRFSVDVDSELQEEQPAEIALWLVLVSVAAGLLLLGLIILLLWKCGFFRRANTRAMYEAKGQKAEMRIQPSETERLTDDY
- the ITGA3 gene encoding integrin alpha-3 isoform X4, with translation MSWGGLGVAPAPPSAPTAPFVPPRLLVGAPQAAEPVNGTRTGAVYACPLSATTRDCQRLPIELKDEPDKAIIEDMWLGVTVASQQQPPGRVLACAHRYTRVLWSGAEAQRRMVGQCYVRGNDLRLDLGDEWQTYHNEMCNANTDIEETGMCQMGTSAGFGANIIYFGAPGAYNWQGTDYILQRETWDLHDFSYPKTKDNGNSYIGYTAEVRGAVLQGDAVTLVTGAPRYGHTGAVLLLSLGARQALNRSLLLPGPQVGSYFGSALALADLNSDGWQDLVVGAPYYFERKQEVGGAVFVYMNEAGGFQQLPSLVLTGPSYSGFGFALASIGDINQDGFQDIAVGAPFEGPGKVYIYHSSAEGLQDRPRQVISGAELGPTRIKTFGYSLSGGLDMDGNSYPDLLVGSLSERVVLLRARPVINILDKTFTVTPSKVDPAQCTPKSCMTVTLCFSYNQSAGDPNYSERITLQYTLEADKDRHPPRVRFSGSQSATYTGEFSMPDTRCQTQELLLLDNVQDKLHPIVLSMNYSLLERPRTFQLGPHSLDAFPVLNQDQSHENETKIEFQKECGSDNQCYSNLQLRSSFVTEQNQPLPRVNGTQVLQYSRDVRKLHLSINITNVPSAPWNGEDAHEALLNVTVPPSLLPSSVRPSGACTFGDTVLCELGNPFKRNQRAELTITFEAIGIMLDTREVEVWLDLSTQSTQGDLQPVLAKLLVDYSIQSSLSIASSHIQSYFSGAVVGESAMKQEQDVGSPLTFDFQVTTKGESLGTLGTILLGFEWPYEIPNGKWLLYPTEILVNGNDTCHPPGGLLNPLNLTLLQEQAPSRRRRELEPPEPGEPPVTLATGRRPRSEAVLSCSAGTARCVWLECPLLHTQLPSSFSLRARVWNSTFIEEFRDFDRVKVTGTATLFLRSQVPTITMRNHTVRFSVDVDSELQEEQPAEIALWLVLVSVAAGLLLLGLIILLLWKCDFFQRTRYYRIMPKYHAVRIRQEQRYQPGGLLPRRRRKKLWVTKWQEPDKYY